The DNA region TATGGGCGAGCAACCCTTGGCTCGTGTTCCCATGAATGTTGACCATGCTATCGCCGCCAGTCGCCAGATACTCGATTTCTATGCCGCCTAGATGGCGGTCAAATCTTAAGCAGTTCGAAAACTCTGTGAATGAGAAAGCCTGGCCATGCGACTGCCTTGAGAAGCGCGGCAACAACGTTCCAAAACCCATCTGCTCGCTGTACAAAATAAACTGCTGCCCCAATGTAGGTCATCAGAAACACGCCGCCGAGTGGCCCGTTTTTGTGAATAATGTTTACTTTTTTGGTGTCTTCTTTTGCCATAACCAACCCCTTTATTTATGTGCTTAATTATACGCCACCTGTGAGCTCCGGGAGCAACGCGGACTGTAACTACTATGTCCGGCAGACGCTCGTGCCAGATTTGTGATACTGTATATGCATAAATTGTCTATGAAAAAGCTTAACCGACTTAAGCGCTGGTTTGTACAAAGCCCCAAGCACATACGCGTGTTGTTCATCGCCGTTTTTGCCGGAATAGGGCTGGCTACGCTGCTGGTGACTAACGCCGCCACACCCACCGCTTCGATTGATCTCTGTGAAAATACACCACTCGAGGGCAATGCCTTTATTGGTCATGATCATCCCAATACGTCGTGTGGTCACTATGTGTCATTTGGACTGAATCCACCCACCAATGTCAGCACCTCGCTTACCCTCACGGCGTCGGGCATTGTGGCACCTATTGATATTTCCAATACGCGAGTAGCCGGCGATAACAGGCTATTTATTACCAGCCAGCGTGGCAAGATTCATGTGTCCAACAAAGATGGCTCTAATGTGGCCAACGCAGTGTTCTTGGACCTGAGCTCCCGAATTGTTACTGGTGGAGAGCAGGGTTTGTTGGGCCTGGCATTTGACCCTAACTACGCCCAAAACGGTTATTTCTACGTAAACTATATCGTCAATAGCAATCGAGGCACCTTTAACGGGCAGGCTATTAGTGCTGGCGATACGGTCATCTCACGGTTTACTCGGAGCAGCGGTAACCCCAACGTTGCAGATCCTAATTCTGAGCTGGTAATTCTGGGCTATGACCAGCCAGAAGAGAATCATAACGGTGGTGGCCTGCAGTTTGGTCCAGATGGATTCTTGTATATTGCCACTGGTGACGGTGGTGGCTCTAACGATGGTCACGGGCAGCACTGCGTCTATGGCAACGGGCAGTGTCTGAGCACCTATCTTGCCAAAATTCTGCGCATCGACGTCGCAGGAGCCACTGCCGCCCAACGGTACAAAATACCTGCCGGTAACCCCTTTGCAAGTACTCCTGGTGCCAAGCCCGAGATTTGGCACTACGGTCTGCGCAATCCGTGGCGCTTTAGCTTTGACCGTACCACAGGCGATATGCTGATCGGCGACGTTGGTCAGGGCGAATGGGAAGAGATCGACTTTTCGGCAGCCGGTGTAGGCGGCAAGAACTTTGGCTGGCGTTGCCGCGAGGGCGCGCACCCATTCAACGCCCAAGACAATCCCAATTGCAGTAACGTCAACGCCTTTACCAATCCCATTTATGAGTACAGTCACGGCAACGGCTGCTCGGTAAGCGGTGGCTATATCTATCGCGGCACCCAACATCCAGAATTCCAGGGGACTTATATCTTTAGCGATTACTGCAACAGCACACTCCGCTACCTCACCAAGAAAGCAGATGGTACCTGGGGTCTGACGCAGACGATCAACGCCGGTATTTCCGAAGAAGGCCTGAGTAGCTTTGGCGAAGACGTCGGAGGCGAACTATATCTGGCGATTCTCTCCGGCAACGTCTACCGTATAGACGTCAGCCACTAGCCAGAAGCGTCCACGATTTGCATAAGGATTTTGACAGGCTTTGTCAAACAAGGCTAGAATACCTTATGGAACAATTTACTCTAGCTCTCACGTTTGACGATGTATTGCTCAGGCCACGCTACTCGGGGTTTGAACGGTCAGAGATTGATCTCTCGACCCAGCTAACAAGAAATATTCAGCTTCATGCGCCGCTGATAGCTGCTCCTATGGACACGGTCGTTGAGAGCGAATTAGCGATTGCATTGGGTACACAGGGCGGGATTGGATTTGTGCACCGCAATTTGGCAATTCCGCAGCAAGCAGCTGAAGTCAAAAAAATAAAAGCCGCGGGGTTACTGGCTGGTGCGGCTGTTGGCTCTAGCCCGGGTTACGAGGAGCGTGTCAGGCAACTGGTACGGGCGAGTGTCGATGTGTTGATCGTAGACTCGGCACATGGACACGCGCAGCGGGTTATTTTGGCGGTGCATTATATTAAAAAACATTTTGATGTAGATGTCATAGCCGGTAGCGTTGCAACAACTGAAGGTGCCAAGGCACTCATAGAGGCTGGCGCAGACGGACTGCGCGTTGGGATGGGGCCAGGGGCGATTTGCTCGACACGAATTATTTCGGGCATGGGTGTCCCGCAGCTGACGGCGATTTTGGATACAGCTAAAGTAGCGTATCGATACGGCGTACCGATAATCGCTGACGGCGGCATTACTTATTCTGGCGATATCGTCAAAGCCTTGGCTGCTGGTGCTTCTGGTGTGATGATGGGCCGAATTTTTGCAGCCACCATAGAGGCACCCGGCAAAACCGTCAAACTGGCGCCACATGAAGTACCGGCTCGCTTTCGCAGTATTGTCAACGGTGCTAAAGAATATACGTTCAAAGAATATCGCGGTATGGGCTCGGTCGCGGCTATGAAGAAGGGTCTCGCTATTAGCTCCGAAGACGAGTTCCATGGCAAAAGCTACAAAGACGATGTGTTGATTGCTGAGGGCGTAGAAGGTTTGGTGCCGTGCACTGGCAGTGTGGAGGCGTTGGTGTCGCAACTGCTCGGTGGCTTACGCTCCGGTTTTTATTACACGGGCGCTCAGTCTATTGCGGAGTTGTGGGAAACTGCCCAGTTTACTCGCATCACCCAAGCCAGCTTAAGCGAAAGCCATCCACATGACCTGTATGTGACCTACGGCGGCGAAAACTACCAACCAACAGATGTGTAATTCTATTTAGGTGCCGTACTTGGAGGCCAACAGGCTCAGGTCTAGCACGTTGACCCGGCCGTCGCTGTTGATGTCTGAGCGACCTAGGTTGGCGCCTTGTTGGCCGTACCTGGATGCAAAGATGCTGAGGTCCAGGATGTTTACCTTGGTGTCTTGATTGATATCTTCTGCGCGGAAAGTAGGCGCGGGTGTAGGCGGCGGGGTCGGAGGAGGCGTAGGTGTAGGAGTTGGTGTGGGTGTTGGGGGAGGCGTAGGCGGCGGCGTTGGGGGTGGAGTGGGCGCTTGATTCGAAACAGTCACACTTACGGCGGCACTGGTGGCAACGTTGCCCTCGGCGTCATAGGCTTTGGCGGTCAGGCTGTGTACTCCGTTGCTCACCGAAGTGGTGTTCCAGCTGATAGTGAAGGGGCTGGCCGCATCCTCTAAGATAAGTTGATTGCCTCTAAAGAATTCAACGCGCGTTACGCCTTGAGCATCGGTGGCATTGGCGGTGAGGGCGACGGTGCCAGAAACGGTCTGGCCATTTGTGGGAGCGGTCAGAGACACGGTGGGCGGAGTGGTATCCAGTGGGGGCGTGGCACAGTTGTCTCCCAGCCCAGTGGGTACACAGCCGGAATCAGCCGTAAATACAACCCTATCCAGTCTCATGCCTGTTTCTCTGCCAACCATGCGAATGGTGTGATTGCCGGCGGTCAGGTTAACGGTGATCTTGGAATTGGTGTTGCCGTCACGATGATTTACCCATGTCCAGGTGTTGGTGGGCAGGGTGTTGTCCCCCACAACTACACCGCAGGTGGTGTCGTCGATCTCTAAATAATACGAATTGTTGGTGGCG from Verrucomicrobiia bacterium includes:
- a CDS encoding PQQ-dependent sugar dehydrogenase; this encodes MKKLNRLKRWFVQSPKHIRVLFIAVFAGIGLATLLVTNAATPTASIDLCENTPLEGNAFIGHDHPNTSCGHYVSFGLNPPTNVSTSLTLTASGIVAPIDISNTRVAGDNRLFITSQRGKIHVSNKDGSNVANAVFLDLSSRIVTGGEQGLLGLAFDPNYAQNGYFYVNYIVNSNRGTFNGQAISAGDTVISRFTRSSGNPNVADPNSELVILGYDQPEENHNGGGLQFGPDGFLYIATGDGGGSNDGHGQHCVYGNGQCLSTYLAKILRIDVAGATAAQRYKIPAGNPFASTPGAKPEIWHYGLRNPWRFSFDRTTGDMLIGDVGQGEWEEIDFSAAGVGGKNFGWRCREGAHPFNAQDNPNCSNVNAFTNPIYEYSHGNGCSVSGGYIYRGTQHPEFQGTYIFSDYCNSTLRYLTKKADGTWGLTQTINAGISEEGLSSFGEDVGGELYLAILSGNVYRIDVSH
- a CDS encoding IMP dehydrogenase, which gives rise to MEQFTLALTFDDVLLRPRYSGFERSEIDLSTQLTRNIQLHAPLIAAPMDTVVESELAIALGTQGGIGFVHRNLAIPQQAAEVKKIKAAGLLAGAAVGSSPGYEERVRQLVRASVDVLIVDSAHGHAQRVILAVHYIKKHFDVDVIAGSVATTEGAKALIEAGADGLRVGMGPGAICSTRIISGMGVPQLTAILDTAKVAYRYGVPIIADGGITYSGDIVKALAAGASGVMMGRIFAATIEAPGKTVKLAPHEVPARFRSIVNGAKEYTFKEYRGMGSVAAMKKGLAISSEDEFHGKSYKDDVLIAEGVEGLVPCTGSVEALVSQLLGGLRSGFYYTGAQSIAELWETAQFTRITQASLSESHPHDLYVTYGGENYQPTDV
- a CDS encoding Ig-like domain-containing protein; its protein translation is MQTHYASVVRAKYFNLLLAALSGLVALVLILGFVQRSSAACATLPTPNGSATQTVSLPATATYTIWSRVSAPDATNNSYYLEIDDTTCGVVVGDNTLPTNTWTWVNHRDGNTNSKITVNLTAGNHTIRMVGRETGMRLDRVVFTADSGCVPTGLGDNCATPPLDTTPPTVSLTAPTNGQTVSGTVALTANATDAQGVTRVEFFRGNQLILEDAASPFTISWNTTSVSNGVHSLTAKAYDAEGNVATSAAVSVTVSNQAPTPPPTPPPTPPPTPTPTPTPTPPPTPPPTPAPTFRAEDINQDTKVNILDLSIFASRYGQQGANLGRSDINSDGRVNVLDLSLLASKYGT